Proteins encoded in a region of the Ziziphus jujuba cultivar Dongzao chromosome 3, ASM3175591v1 genome:
- the LOC132803215 gene encoding disease resistance protein Roq1-like: MHSRMEKLKSYVYKSKSGAEFIGICGMGGIGKTEIARTFYALETSQFESISFLENVKGNDLKSLKEQLVSDTLRKECITYRGTIRNRLCRKKVLIVIDDVDRLDHLETLAGKRDWFGSGSRCHGCLSILRDALPQLAANFRYRSPYLQFSGFKKVCRVACHQQQKTSAATQLPLRKRAS; this comes from the coding sequence ATGCATTCACGCATGGAGAAGCTGAAATCATATGTTTATAAATCAAAGAGTGGTGCTGAGTTTATTGGAATATGTGGGATGGGTGGTATAGGCAAAACAGAAATTGCCAGAACTTTTTATGCATTGGAGACTTCTCAATTTGAAAGTATTAGCTTTCTtgaaaatgttaaaggaaatgATCTAAAGTCCCTGAAAGAACAGCTTGTTTCAGATACTTTGAGGAAAGAATGCATAACCTACCGTGGAACTATAAGAAATAGATTATGTCGTAAAAAGGTTCTCATCGTTATTGATGATGTAGATCGTCTAGACCACCTAGAAACTCTGGCTGGGAAACGCGATTGGTTTGGTTCAGGGAGTAGATGCCATGGGTGCTTGTCGATTCTGAGAGATGCCCTGCCTCAATTGGCTGCCAATTTTCGTTATAGAAGCCCATATTTACAGTTTTCTGGTTTCAAAAAGGTCTGCAGAGTAGCCTGCCACCAACAGCAAAAGACGTCAGCAGCAACACAGTTACCACTTAGAAAGAGAGCTTCATGA